One Agrococcus jenensis genomic region harbors:
- a CDS encoding MFS transporter translates to MSTTIGDDVLSDNPSGRGLSPRGVMVASVVGNTLEFYDFLVYGTIAALVFPALFFPGDDPAIGVLLSLSTFAVGFFARPVGAAVFGHLGDRIGRRKALMATLVIMGVATILIGALPTFGTVGIVAPALLVLLRLVQGFAVGGEWGGAVLMISESGDPKLAGRGTSFVQLGSPFGLLLANGAVLLTVTATTDEQFLEWGWRLPFIASAVLLIVGIYIRLRLEETPVFKQLEAAGAVAKVPVADVFRFEWKRLLLGMGATAVVFSGYYVFTIVSVTYLKQIGADTSIVLTGLVVGSALSIPVILYTGRLSDRIGRRPLYVVGAIATAVWGFVFFPLLDTASAPVIVLAVSVGILTWAIMYGVQGAFLPELFPQNLRYTGSSLAFQLTSALGGLVPVVCVALLTAFDTTVAIGVFVLITAVISLGSALLSPETAPSKRATLDA, encoded by the coding sequence ATGAGCACGACCATCGGTGACGACGTACTGTCCGACAATCCATCAGGGCGTGGGCTCTCGCCCAGGGGCGTGATGGTCGCGAGCGTGGTGGGCAACACGCTCGAGTTCTACGACTTCCTCGTCTACGGCACGATCGCCGCGCTCGTCTTCCCGGCGCTCTTCTTCCCCGGCGACGACCCTGCGATCGGCGTGCTGCTGTCGCTGTCCACCTTCGCGGTCGGCTTCTTCGCTCGGCCCGTCGGCGCCGCGGTCTTCGGGCACCTCGGCGACCGCATCGGCCGTCGCAAGGCGCTGATGGCGACGCTCGTCATCATGGGCGTGGCGACCATCCTGATCGGCGCGCTGCCGACCTTCGGCACCGTCGGCATCGTCGCGCCGGCGCTGCTGGTGCTGCTGCGCCTCGTGCAGGGCTTCGCCGTCGGCGGCGAGTGGGGCGGTGCGGTGCTCATGATCTCGGAGTCCGGCGACCCCAAGCTGGCCGGCCGTGGCACGAGCTTCGTGCAGCTCGGATCGCCCTTCGGCCTGCTGCTCGCCAACGGCGCGGTGCTGCTCACCGTCACCGCGACCACCGACGAGCAGTTCCTCGAGTGGGGCTGGCGCCTGCCGTTCATCGCGAGCGCCGTACTGCTGATCGTCGGCATCTACATCCGCCTGCGGCTCGAGGAGACGCCGGTGTTCAAGCAGCTCGAGGCCGCCGGCGCGGTCGCGAAGGTGCCGGTCGCCGACGTCTTCCGCTTCGAGTGGAAGCGCCTGCTGCTCGGGATGGGCGCGACGGCCGTCGTGTTCAGCGGCTACTACGTCTTCACGATCGTCAGCGTCACCTACCTCAAGCAGATCGGCGCCGACACGTCGATCGTGCTCACCGGTCTCGTCGTCGGCAGCGCGCTCTCGATCCCCGTCATCCTCTACACGGGTCGGCTCTCCGACCGCATCGGCCGCCGCCCGCTCTACGTCGTCGGCGCGATCGCCACTGCCGTGTGGGGCTTCGTGTTCTTCCCGCTGCTCGACACCGCGTCGGCGCCGGTGATCGTGCTCGCGGTCTCGGTCGGCATCCTGACCTGGGCGATCATGTACGGCGTGCAGGGCGCCTTCCTGCCCGAGCTCTTCCCGCAGAACCTGCGCTACACCGGCTCGTCGCTCGCGTTCCAGCTGACGAGCGCCCTCGGCGGCCTCGTGCCCGTGGTCTGCGTGGCACTGCTGACCGCCTTCGACACCACCGTCGCGATCGGCGTCTTCGTGCTCATCACCGCGGTCATCTCGCTGGGCTCGGCGCTGCTGTCGCCGGAGACCGCCCCGAGCAAGCGCGCCACCCTCGACGCGTAA